From a region of the Epinephelus fuscoguttatus linkage group LG21, E.fuscoguttatus.final_Chr_v1 genome:
- the mynn gene encoding myoneurin, whose amino-acid sequence MANVTNHGKLLLQRLHQQREMDFLCDITIMVRDVEFRAHRNILAAFSKYFSSQAEKGQEVTTLDPDKVSRYALEKLLEFIYTGQMNLSSTRQAAVRRAAVFLGISEATKFLEEAPHWSELSETSQSEIDKETGPSPPSPTSPGSPSSPVPLSIASLAGEWQEEGMAGKEQGDEAKDVDTEEGEKSDEEYTPTISVGRGQGRKRGRKPKSFGGEQMEASSSADSTPKTQSYRGRGRGRGRGRGRGRGRGGIKSEDPFWEDSDGSVKDFIDNSEDWSPSLEDDSPTKKPRLSSGEGRRGRGRGRGRGRGRGRGRGRRKTTEEIEEELGITATEYDDIGMDLESGEQDPSEMDDMTLSCTQCNKLFKDISSLRRHEKIHEGLKPFVCIFCSKTFRQATQLKTHLRIHTGEKPFSCSDCDKCFAQKCQLVAHRRMHHGEEKPYTCERCGFKFATSSNYKIHIRLHSGEKPYVCDICGQAFAQSSTLTYHKRRHTGEKPYQCDLCGMSFSVSSSLIAHARKHTGETPYKCTQPKCDSKFVTSSELKKHMRRLHPEGNTGVQCLLCGNRFASVKNMIKHQEKAHADEVRQHKERARAVVLLASSHPVAFVQSKLTQENKGMASIPEGEPTNPEPATPIPKATAPSAADTDDDTATTTTAIMQDFKAEPAHPAITTTTTGTDQVTFETDQEQTINSDTLHALVEQLRPPPSPAQSLEQIVIIRTVDNAEHNPPQQ is encoded by the exons atggCTAACGTCACCAACCATGGGAAGCTGCTCTTGCAGCGCCTACATCAGCAGCGAGAGATGGACTTTTTGTGTGATATAACCATAATGGTGAGAGATGTGGAGTTCAGAGCCCACCGCAACATCCTGGCTGCATTCAGCAAGTACTTCTCCTCCCAGGCTGAAAAGGGTCAAGAGGTCACAACCTTGGACCCTGATAAAGTCAGCCGGTATGCTCTAGAGAAGCTTTTGGAGTTTATCTACACTGGACAGATGAACCTCAGCAG CACCAGACAAGCAGCGGTGCGTCGAGCTGCTGTGTTCCTGGGAATATCCGAGGCCACAAAGTTTCTAGAGGAAGCCCCCCACTGGTCTGAGCTGAGCGAAACGTCCCAGTCAGAGATTGATAAAGAAACTGGTCCCTCCCCTCCCAGTCCAACCTCTCCAGGCAGCCCCAGCTCACCAGTTCCACTGTCTATCGCCTCCCTCGCTGGGGAATggcaggaggaggggatggcTGGCAAAGAGCAGGGTGATGAGGCCAAAGATGTAGATAcagaagaaggagagaaaagtGATGAAGAGTACACCCCCACTATCTCTGTTGGAAGAGGACAGGGAAGGAAGAGGGGCAGAAAGCCTAAGAGTTTTGGAGGCGAGCAGATGGAGGCGAGCAGCTCGGCTGACAGCACACCCAAAACCCAGAGCTAcagggggagggggagaggcagagggcgaggcagggggagagggagaggaagaggtggaATTAAAAGTGAAGATCCGTTTTGGGAAGATTCTGACGGGAGCGTCAAAGATTTTATTGATAACTCTGAAGACTGGAGCCCCTCTCTGGAGGATGACTCTCCGACCAAGAAACCTCGACTGAGCAGTGGAGAGGGACGGAGAGGGCGAGGCCGGGGGCgggggagaggcagagggagaggccGGGGGCGAGGCAGGAGGAAGACCACGGAGGAGATAGAAGAGGAGTTGGGCATAACGGCCACAGAATACGATGACATAGGGATGGATCTGGAGAGTGGGGAACAGGATCCATCAGAAATGGACGACATGACGCTGTCATGCACCCAGTGCAACAAATTGTTTAAAGACATCAGCAGCCTGCGCAGACATGAGAAAATCCATGAAGGGCTGAAGCCGTTTGTCTGCATCTTCTGCTCCAAAACCTTCAGACAAGCTACCCAGCTGAAAACTCACCTGCGGatacacacag GCGAGAAGCCATTTAGTTGCAGCGACTGCGACAAGTGTTTTGCTCAGAAGTGTCAGCTGGTCGCTCACCGCCGGATGCACCATGGAGAGGAGAAGCCTTACACCTGCGAGCGCTGCGGTTTCAAGTTTGCTACGTCGTCCAACTACAAAATACACATCAG ACTGCACAGTGGGGAAAAACCGTATGTGTGTGACATCTGTGGTCAGGCGTTCGCTCAGTCCAGTACGCTGACCTATCACAAGCGACGACACACCGGAGAGAAACCGTACCAGTGTGATCTGTGCGGCATGTCATTCTccgtttcttcttctcttattGCTCATGCACGAAAACACACAG gtgaGACTCCATACAAATGTACACAGCCGAAATGTGACTCAAAGTTTGTGACATCCTCCGAACTGAAGAAACACATGAGGAGACTTCACCCAG aggggAACACAGGTGTGCAGTGCCTGCTGTGTGGAAACAGGTTTGCCAGCGTGAAGAACATGATCAAACACCAGGAGAAGGCTCACGCTGACGAAGTGCGGCAACACAAGGAGAGAGCCAGAGCAg tCGTCCTCCTAGCCTCCAGTCATCCTGTGGCGTTTGTCCAGAGCAAACTCACCCAGGAAAATAAAGGCATGGCTTCCATTCCGGAAGGCGAGCCAACCAACCCCGAACCAGCCACCCCCATCCCCAAAGCCACAGCGCCGTCAGCAGCCGACACTGACGATGACACtgctaccaccaccaccgctATCATGCAGGACTTCAAGGCAGAGCCAGCTCACCCTGCTATCACAACTACCACCACCGGCACCGACCAGGTGACCTTTGAAACCGACCAGGAGCAGACCATCAACTCAGACACCCTCCACGCTCTGGTGGAGCAGCTGCGGCCACCGCCCTCGCCCGCCCAGAGCCTGGAGCAGATCGTCATCATCAGGACAGTGGACAACGCCGAACACAACCCTCCTCAGCAGTGA
- the lrrc34 gene encoding leucine-rich repeat-containing protein 34 isoform X1: MAKENISDFYAAFCAEHEIKINPHILQVLETTTETENTILKLTSNNRLRRVQRLDDKDVLALSKCLRNNKSVAGLDVSYNNISDEGVGHLADLLQEESLALHSLNLMFNNIQTDGAEVLAKSLQCNSTLVSLSLSGNKIENRGAMHLASMLQVNTSLRELELANCDLATQSVIAFAIMLKSNKTLCSVDISRPLLFSHQEEWAVHFSEMLAVNSSLVELHLGKMGMTDTGMERLTEGLRLNHSLRYLDLCCNRVTRDGVHHLAKLLKQNLTLEVIDLSCNRIEDEGAVYLSEALTWPGCVLRELSVSSNNIRTEGLLSLAHALTVNTSLNHIYIWGNHLEETVCQAFRDLIASGRLPPEQTDVSAYEVDGQVFLAEVFHCLRRHYCNTNSSATDTSPNSDTATDLLTHHTASSDFTSAPHTESQQLVPLQSC, encoded by the exons ATGGCTAAGGAAAATATCTCAGACTTTTACGCTGCTTTCTGCGCAGAACATGAGATAAAAATAAACCCACACATTTTACAAGTGTTAGAGACGACGACGGAAACGGA gAACACCATCTTAAAACTGACCAGTAACAACCGCCTGAGACGTGTTCAGCGACTTGATGACAAAGATGTTCTTGCTCTCTCAAAATGTCTCAGAAACAACAAGAGTGTGGCAG GTCTTGATGTCAGTTACAATAACATATCAGATGAAGGGGTCGGACACCTAGCTGACCTCTTACAG gaggagagcttaGCTCTGCACTCTCTGAACTTGATGTTCAATAACATCCAGACAGACGGCGCTGAAGTTCTTGCCAAGAGCCTTCAG tgtAACAGCACCTTGGTGTCTCTCAGCCTGTCAGGTAATAAGATCGagaacagaggagccatgcatCTGGCCAGCATGCTGCAGGTGAACACCAGCCTGAGGGAGCTGGAGCTGGCCAACTGTGAcctg GCCACTCAGAGTGTGATAGCGTTTGCTATCATGTTGAAAAGCAACAAAACTCTTTGCTCTGTTGATATCAGCCGGCCACTGCTCTTCAGCCACCAG gaGGAGTGGGCAGTGCACTTCTCTGAGATGCTGGCAGTGAACAGCAGCCTGGTGGAGCTCCACCTGGGGAAGATGGGGATGACGGACACCGGGATGGAGAGACTGACTGAAGGCCTGCGGCTCAACCACAGCCTGCGCTACTTGGACCTGTGCTG TAACCGAGTGACTCGTGATGGCGTGCATCATCTGGCCAAGCTGCTGAAGCAGAACCTGACCCTGGAGGTCATAGATCTGTCATGCAATCGGATTGAAGATGAAGGTGCTGTGTACCTGAGTGAGGCCCTTACCTGGCCAGGCTGCGTCCTGAGAGA gctgtctgtcagcagtaACAACATCAGGACGGAGGGTCTGCTCTCTCTGGCTCATGCTTTGACAGTTAATACATCTCTGAATCACATTTACATCTGGGGGAACCACCTGGAGGAGACTGTCTGTCAG GCCTTCAGAGATCTGATCGCCAGCGGCCGTCTTCCTCCAGAGCAGACGGATGTTAGCGCCTACGAGGTGGACGGTCAGGTGTTTCTCGCTGAGGTCTTCCACTGTTTGAGGAGACACTATTGCAACACAAACAGCTCCGCTACAGACACATCCCCCAACTCCGACACTGCAACAGACCTGCTGACACACCACACTGCCAGCTCTGACTTTACCTCtgcaccacacactgagagtcaGCAGCTTGTTCCCCTACAGTCCTGTTAG
- the lrrc34 gene encoding leucine-rich repeat-containing protein 34 isoform X2, which produces MAKENISDFYAAFCAEHEIKINPHILQVLETTTETENTILKLTSNNRLRRVQRLDDKDVLALSKCLRNNKSVAGLDVSYNNISDEGVGHLADLLQEESLALHSLNLMFNNIQTDGAEVLAKSLQCNSTLVSLSLSGNKIENRGAMHLASMLQVNTSLRELELANCDLATQSVIAFAIMLKSNKTLCSVDISRPLLFSHQEWAVHFSEMLAVNSSLVELHLGKMGMTDTGMERLTEGLRLNHSLRYLDLCCNRVTRDGVHHLAKLLKQNLTLEVIDLSCNRIEDEGAVYLSEALTWPGCVLRELSVSSNNIRTEGLLSLAHALTVNTSLNHIYIWGNHLEETVCQAFRDLIASGRLPPEQTDVSAYEVDGQVFLAEVFHCLRRHYCNTNSSATDTSPNSDTATDLLTHHTASSDFTSAPHTESQQLVPLQSC; this is translated from the exons ATGGCTAAGGAAAATATCTCAGACTTTTACGCTGCTTTCTGCGCAGAACATGAGATAAAAATAAACCCACACATTTTACAAGTGTTAGAGACGACGACGGAAACGGA gAACACCATCTTAAAACTGACCAGTAACAACCGCCTGAGACGTGTTCAGCGACTTGATGACAAAGATGTTCTTGCTCTCTCAAAATGTCTCAGAAACAACAAGAGTGTGGCAG GTCTTGATGTCAGTTACAATAACATATCAGATGAAGGGGTCGGACACCTAGCTGACCTCTTACAG gaggagagcttaGCTCTGCACTCTCTGAACTTGATGTTCAATAACATCCAGACAGACGGCGCTGAAGTTCTTGCCAAGAGCCTTCAG tgtAACAGCACCTTGGTGTCTCTCAGCCTGTCAGGTAATAAGATCGagaacagaggagccatgcatCTGGCCAGCATGCTGCAGGTGAACACCAGCCTGAGGGAGCTGGAGCTGGCCAACTGTGAcctg GCCACTCAGAGTGTGATAGCGTTTGCTATCATGTTGAAAAGCAACAAAACTCTTTGCTCTGTTGATATCAGCCGGCCACTGCTCTTCAGCCACCAG GAGTGGGCAGTGCACTTCTCTGAGATGCTGGCAGTGAACAGCAGCCTGGTGGAGCTCCACCTGGGGAAGATGGGGATGACGGACACCGGGATGGAGAGACTGACTGAAGGCCTGCGGCTCAACCACAGCCTGCGCTACTTGGACCTGTGCTG TAACCGAGTGACTCGTGATGGCGTGCATCATCTGGCCAAGCTGCTGAAGCAGAACCTGACCCTGGAGGTCATAGATCTGTCATGCAATCGGATTGAAGATGAAGGTGCTGTGTACCTGAGTGAGGCCCTTACCTGGCCAGGCTGCGTCCTGAGAGA gctgtctgtcagcagtaACAACATCAGGACGGAGGGTCTGCTCTCTCTGGCTCATGCTTTGACAGTTAATACATCTCTGAATCACATTTACATCTGGGGGAACCACCTGGAGGAGACTGTCTGTCAG GCCTTCAGAGATCTGATCGCCAGCGGCCGTCTTCCTCCAGAGCAGACGGATGTTAGCGCCTACGAGGTGGACGGTCAGGTGTTTCTCGCTGAGGTCTTCCACTGTTTGAGGAGACACTATTGCAACACAAACAGCTCCGCTACAGACACATCCCCCAACTCCGACACTGCAACAGACCTGCTGACACACCACACTGCCAGCTCTGACTTTACCTCtgcaccacacactgagagtcaGCAGCTTGTTCCCCTACAGTCCTGTTAG
- the lrrc31 gene encoding leucine-rich repeat-containing protein 31, with product MESADGQRGRYSGSQRRSPFDLIMNQIRRKRTASDRKPLGRFLSRDRTGIPEDGEVEEKGQISGVAEAAESECDIGWGRVGVFLQRLGKKADSRSLSLAHCDLTATDLLELATLLQFLPQLEEMDISWNELIGGCLRALTSHLQHVSRVRVLRLCSCRLNADDVAALGEALDSIPLLEILDLSWNSGIGGGTLQGLLGKLHPPLRELHLVACQLTEADAAVLGGMVSALPRLCVLDVSCNPQLTHEVNAKGFRELASSLSHATSLTTLRLQACGLTADSLDALGGSLHCLPSVRELDLSCNKSLAGGLDRLTLHLAHLTHLESLDLHLCCLTHTDLEALIQVLPSLTALMELDVSSNKEAGSMVHPLVSALPLTQMRRLPLNSCSLNQESFTALALAMPYLRSVDVSWCKVVGGHLALLLDALQPSVILELRLSSCELTTDDLHHLAAVCRRGCLSSLRVLDLSYNGLVGDDGWSALFAAGGLGSLEDIDLSLRPSTFAPCAAWLPALFCALPRLSALTHLAVQRWTIGSRDRKQLDHCLRKRSVLLEWDPPNKDTTASFKATNQESPEE from the exons ATGGAGTCCGCAG ATGGTCAGCGGGGGCGGTACAGTGGCAGTCAGAGACGTTCCCCTTTCGACCTCATCATGAACCAGATCCGCAGGAAGCGCACAGCCTCAGACAGGAAGCCGCTGGGACGCTTCCTGTCTCGAGACCGGACAGGGATCCCTGAGgatggagaggtggaggagaaagGACAGATCTCAG gtgttGCTGAGGCAGCAGAGAGTGAGTGTGACATCGGCTGGGGTCGAGTGGGTGTGTTCCTGCAGCGGTTGGGGAAGAAAGCCGACAGCAGGAGCCTCAGCCTggctcactgtgacctcactgcTACAGACCTGCTGGAGCTAG CAACGCTGCTCCAGTTTCTCCCCCAGCTGGAGGAGATGGACATCTCCTGGAACGAGCTGATTGGCGGATGTCTGAGAGCGCTGACCTCTCACCTCCAGCATGTTAGCAGGGTGAGAGTGCTGAGgctctgcagctgcaggctgAACGCTGATGATGTTGCTGCACTGG GTGAAGCTCTTGATTCCATCCCTCTCTTGGAGATCCTTGATTTGTCCTGGAACAGTGGCATTGGGGGCGGCACTTTGCAAGGCCTGCTGGGTAAACTTCACCCACCACTGAGGGAGCTCCACCTGGTGGCCTGCCAGCTCACTGAGGCTGATGCTGCTGTACTGG GAGGAATGGTGTCTGCTCTCCCCAGACTCTGTGTGTTGGATGTCTCCTGTAATCCTCAGCTCACACATGAAGTCAATGCCAAAGGCTTCAGAGAGCTggcctcctctctctctcacgccACCTCCCTCACCACACTGCGACTGCAGGCCTGCGGTCTGACTGCAGACAGCCTCGATGCTCTCG GTGGTTCGCTCCACTGCCTCCCCTCAGTGCGAGAGTTGGACCTGTCCTGTAACAAAAGTCTAGCCGGAGGACTGGACCGCCTCACCCTCCACCTGGCTCACCTCACACACCTGGAGAGCCTCGAcctccatctctgctgtctcacacacactgacctggaggccctga TCCAGGTGCTTCCCTCTCTGACGGCACTGATGGAGCTTGATGTGTCGTCCAATAAGGAGGCAGGGAGCATGGTCCACCCGTTGGTCTCCGCCCTCCCTCTGACACAGATGAGGCGTCTGCCGCTCAATAGCTGCAGCCTCAACCAGGAGTCCTTTACTGCTCTGG ctctggccATGCCGTACCTGCGCAGTGTGGATGTGTCCTGGTGTAAAGTGGTTGGTGGTCATTTAGCGTTGCTCCTGGATGCTTTGCAGCCGTCTGTCATCCTGGAGCTCCGCCTCAGCAGCTGTGAGCTCACCACTGATGACCTGCATCACctag CTGCAGTGTGCAGACGTGGCTGCCTGTCCTCTCTCCGGGTGTTGGATCTGTCCTACAACGGCTTGGTGGGAGATGATGGCTGGTCCGCCCTGTTTGCTGCAGGAGGCCTGGGCTCACTGGAGGACATCGACCTCAGCTTACGACCATCGACCTTCGCTCCCTGTGCAGCCTGGCTGCCGGCGCTGTTCTGTGCCCTGCCTCGGCTTTCTGCGCTGACTCACTTGGCGGTGCAGCGGTGGACTATTGGCTCTCGGGACAGAAAGCAGCTGGACCACTGCTTGAGGAAGAGGAGCGTCCTGCTGGAGTGGGATCCACCAAATAAAGACACAACGGCATCATTTAAGGCGACCAATCAGGAGAGTCCTGAGGAGTAG